The following is a genomic window from Amphiura filiformis chromosome 4, Afil_fr2py, whole genome shotgun sequence.
ACTAACCTCCACAAAGTGATATTTAGTATAATAATTACAATTCGCTGAAATAGGTAATAATAATATGATCGAAAAATAACAAAAGTACCACCTTCCTGGATCACAACTTTTCAACTCGATTGTCTCGTGAACCACTAGCCACGAAGACATATGCTTCTAATTTTTTATACGGAAACAcaggtataaagggtataaaacgttttcatagcatTCAAAAGCATTATTTGAAGACTTGCTGCCGAACTTGTATCATAATCAATAACAAGAtattctgcaaaatattttttttaatgtttgtagaaatattttacaataacattttgacaacattaaatttttttgaagtgtattttcatacacgttttaagttattttcatgacctttatataacgcgacattggaatgttattgaaacgttttcacCTAAACTCAAATCCCAAATATAACCCGTTATAACGTTTTAAAGATAAGTGGTGATAAGTTTGGGCTAGATTCAGGATTTGTATtacatcgttatgaattcggcagacgccCGAATCCTGATTCGCCTTTCGGTAAATTTATGTTACGCATGAATTATTATTGAGGGATCAACGggttacctatagagggcagcatatcaattttttttaacggTTATCATCGTCGACCATACTGGGATGCACCGTTAGCTagccctgtatgccgccctcttttgattacctcttacgctgttatcatctgatctccgttaaaacattaatatgctgccctctattatgtacagcattgatcctttgttctcgaattcaaaaataatgcatgcgtaacatgactttaccaaaagccgaatccggatgctgtctgccgaattcataacgatatgtatcATTAATGTTAGGGTGCAAAGGGTACTTCTAAGTTATTGATAAGAATAATTGTCTTTTCAAAATGCCTTGCACGAGTATACCTTCATCGAGTGTTGTGCTATGTCACATTTTCCCGGGTTATTCACATAATCCACAGGCATTAGTTCTGTGAGGAAATGTGAGCGCATCCTTTAAGTATATACTAGTAAGTAATTCCCTTTACCCAGAGCTCTTTATCTACGGAATTCCTTTGACATTCTCGTTATAATAAAGGTTATCTGTGTTctgtaagctgcatatcctatcaacgactgctataccttgtttaggattttcaaaagaagtacctgcatgtgcaaccatgactgtttcaaaatagcccgccaagagtcatgcaggtaactccgaggtcatgcattgaattgttttgaataaagaatactacgggaatcagcgccttttgttagtaGTCACActtgagtaaagtggataacctctatgcccactactccccattccagaaaaatacagaactaacttttttggattaaaaaaaatattatccggtttttccaaatgaaacatagcttaatcctaatcctttagggcaataaaagtcatattttaatgtttggtcaatttttggaaaataaGGGGCCAAAAACATGACATGCATTTTAagggtgtttttcgacctttttcgtattttgtcacaatcaggcccaaagacttgaacaaagactattttcaagttatgcattctaatttttggaaaacacattttccaatctttttcataaccaactagcaaaaattacatataatattaaaattatgagctaactcttagcctatactcaagattttaaatatttaggcttatgccaagtcttacaattttagTGACAGAATGGcatgtttttgaccattttaccgcaaattgcaaaaatattaaaatttgactttattcggactaactaaaggattaggatttagctatgtttcatttggcaaaacaggataatatttttttaattgcaaaagattagtgctgtatttttctggaatagggagtaaacaGTCGCAACGAGCGTAGGGGCTTTTTAGTGATGGTAGTTTGATACGGGCATAAGTCCCCCCTTAGATACTTGGACTTATTTCGGGCAAAGATTACTAGGTGGATTGGACACAAAGTCGTCGGTTCCGTGTACAAAGTACAATATCTGtacaaatcaatcaaatcaaatcaattttgTTTCCAAAGTAAAGAATACAAAATGCAGCTCACACCTTTTGCACAGATACTCAGTATCTGTGATAATAGTAAACTTTTGCGACTCCGTCAGAAATGGAATAATTAAGGATTACTAGAACCCTGTAAATCTTGCaagcttttgtttcatttttgtaaCTTTATGATAAAGGCATAATGTCAGAATCCGGGCTCGCATCCTGTGTTTTCAGGGTTTAGGTTTGGACGGGATTGGAGTTTGTGTTGTTGTTAATGGTATCGAAAATTACTACGAAATGATTTTGATAAGAATCATCATGAATAAACCCACCGAGAGGGATACTATAATTATgccgagccaatctgcattctgttgtttGCAATAGTCGACcatcaggtaagcttaaaacgcatcgaaaacgccaaaatgcagtcacaaattATATGACTTAGGCCtacttgacttacttgacttaattGCATAGGACGTTGTGTCCCTTTGCCCTCTGCCGAGTAggcctcctccattcagttctgtctgctgcttgtgtctttgcttcttGTGGTGTCTTTCCCAGGTCCCTCTGAATTTTGTTACTCCATCTGGGTGGTGagcgacctggtggtcttttcttgctgaaggcGTTAATGTAGGCTTGGCGGGGAAGCCGATGTTGAGGCATCCTGAGgatatgcccagcccatttcaaacgtctaaATGGTCTCTGGCAAATAACATCGTTGATGTGTCTAGTGATGCTGAgactgtctgatggaattgttgcgtaTTTTGTCAAGTAATGAAACTCCAAGCATTGTCCTAAGGCATCGTATTTCAAAAACATCCAAtctgtgtcgatcggattcatgtaacgcccaggattctgacccataggtggcaatagggaggatgagcgactggtagatccttacttttAAGTACTACAAATTACATAGTATTAGTGAATCACCCAAACGAATGGTAACGTAGAAATGCGGAAAAGATCTGTATTAActataacaaagtatgtgcccaaagatttgactttggcatgtcgctttcttgaaatatcaccaaaaatatcaaatttggggaaaacgccccaaaatttaaatcaaacatgAACCATCCCAAATAAATACACATTACCTGGCAAGGTGATTTAGGGTAATTCGTCGCATCTCCTATCCAATTacctgtactttaagtttgccccTATCAGAGCCCTTAATGCGATGCAAGTAATCGAATTCACATTGAGCATGTTGAATGCCCAGGTGCCTTACTATCTATTGAATACTCAAGAAGTTAAAAAGGTATTGGTGCATTTGGTGAGTTCTAAGGGTATAGAAAAGTGGCATATTTAGGTATTAAGATATTTTTTcaacaaataaaaattaatctgAAAATATCGATCAGGCTATTTATGCAACAAATCGAAGAGAAAGCAGTCGTACAAATGGTGACCTTGAACCCACGATAAGTGTGACGCGATCAATGCGACGTTAATGTTGCAATTATAATTACATTTAACGTCACACCTATTTACTGTAGGTATCACATTTGTTATATGCGTTGCAACTAATGGCGTCGACGGTAGCCGACAATGCTGATGTTTCCATCAAGGTAATGGAAGAAGATTTGTCATGTGGCATCTGTTATAATCTTCTCAGAGAACCTAAAGAATTAGACTGTCCGCATATATACTGCCTCGAGTGTCTCCAAGACTGGGCTGGTAGTGAAGAACCAACAGTTGACTGTCCTGAATGTCGTCATATTACAATCGTACCTATCGGTGGATTGCGTAACTTGAAAACTAATCTTCGGTTGAAAACCATGGCTGAAAAATACACAGAGCGCGTTGAGAAACAGAAAGGTGTCCCGTTCTGTCCTAGCCACGAAGGTGAGCGACAACACTTTTACTGCGTGACATGTATGGTGACGGTTTGTAATAGCTGTTTAGTGCTGAAGCATCAGAGACCACACCATGAAATACAAGAACTGAAAGAGATCACAGAAGAGCGGAAACAGAAAATGAACGACAAATTACATTCAGTACATGAAAAAGTGACGGAAATTGACACAAGCCAAAACAAATTAGACGAAGTAGAGAAACAAGTTGAATGTGCAGTAGGAATTGCACAAAGTAATATCAATAGACGCGCTGATACAATAATCGCACAGGTAGATGCAATGCGAAACGAGTTGACAAAAACTGTCGTAGATGTCGGTCAAAATCGTTTGATGAAAATACGCGAGCAGAGAAGTTCCAATGACGACCTGAAGAAAAGACTGAACAACGTTAACTCTGCTTCAGAAAATGTAGTTGGCACTGCAGCTGATCATGTCTATATGGAACAACACGCCTCGCTGGTTGATAGTATGGAGAAGCTCTGTATCACCAAACATGAGACACCTGTGTCGGACATAGCATGCTTTCACTTTGACCCTGGGTCCGATTCAATGACCCGAGAATGGTTTGGTGAAATTGCTGAAAATGAGCACATAGAGCAAAAAGTAACGCTAATGACCGAGTTTGGCTCATTTAAGCAAGCCGAAGGTGTGGCAACAACGAAGTCAGGTTTACTTGCGGTTGTTGACAGTGAATCAAATGAAGTCATCATTTATCGCAATGACAACGGTGACAACGGAGAATACAAGCGCCACATGCGTCTAGGTGATTCAACAGATGATCCCAATGGAAAGTTAAGCAATCCTCTAAAGGTCGCTGTAACATCTGATGATAAATTTCTCGTCATTGACAACGGACCAGTCAAGGTATTCTCTTCAAAAGGTAAATACGAAAAGACATTACCCATCAGTGGGGCTAGATTCACCACTACACCTGATGATAAGATAGTGATTGCTGACAATGACAGAACAGATATCACTGTGCACCAATCTAATGGTGAGCTGCTGAAGACGCATCCAATAAACACAAATAACATTCAAGGCATAGCCAGCAATGGTACGCAGATTGCATTCACGACAGGTGACGATAACAAATTATGTGTGTTAGATTTTGAGTCAGGTCAGGAGTTGTGGTCATTGGACATTATTTGGCCATTGGGAATTTGTTTTGAGCAGAGATCAAACAGCTTATTGGTAGCAGGAGGCTCAACGACTCAAGGCAACCATTCAATAGAGCAGCGCTGCAGCACAACTGGACGTCTGATATCACGTGTAGCAAGTGGGCTATGCAACCCCTACATAATGACTATTACAAATGATAGTAAAGTAGTTGTAGCCGATTTGAAAACTGTAAAAGTGTACAAAATCCAATAACCATTGAAATGCTAAGTGTTtgtgggcaaatgaaaaacaacatttaGAGATCTGTACCAAATGGCAAAGTTTTACCTCTCCGAATCCAAATTGATGTTGGCCTACTATAACATAATGGGGGCAATCCTATCCTAGCGTCTATAGGAATAGTCGTGTAGATATTTGTTCATTGTAAAGAGGCCGGCTACCAAATTCGATCACGACGATTGTCTTGAAGACAAAAAGACAAGATAAGTTTTCTGGTTTCTTACATACGGAAATGTCATTTCTGCATCATGATGATGTATGAGCCCTGATTGCTTTTGGGGTCGATAAGCTAAAAAGGGTCTGTCATGTCTGTAGggactaacccagcaaacacaaaaatgtttttaaaacgttttaaacatgttatattttgagtTTCGATTTagccaaaaacgttttaatatcattaaaatgtcgggttatataaaggtcatggaaacgtttcgtttcgtatgaaaacacactacaactatatttttaaaatgttttaaaatgttattgttaaatattttttgcaaacatttttgccaaatattttgttaacacttaaataatattatgttagaatatttgcgcATTaggttaccaacaaatgtttttgaatgttattaaagcgttttatacccttatgtcctttatataacccgatgttttctggcaaccttttctaaccttttgcgaatgatgtcgaaaacgttttgtgtttgctgggaagttattCTGGTTAGAAATGGTCATTTCAAAATACGTAAGGCAACTATAATACCTTCATCGAGCGTTATGGCGTGTCACATTTCTTTTGACTATTAACATGAATCATAAAGATTACTTCTGCTGAGAGGAAATGTGATTCCTtcatttacccagcaaacacaaaaacgtttttaaaacgtttttaataggttatattttgggttttggtttaggtaaaaacgttttaataacattaaaatgtcgggttatataaaggtcatgaaatcgttttaaaacgttttgtatgaaaacacactacaacaatatttttaaaatgttttcgaaatgtcattgtaaactatttttgcaaacatttttggccaaatattttgtcaacacttaaataacattatgttaaaatatttgcacccagcaaacacagaaatgttcttaaaatgttttttacaaaacgttttaataacatttaaatgtcgggttatagaaaagtcgtgaaaacattttaaaaacgttattgtaaatattttgggcaaacattttttgcaaaatattttttcaaccccaaaataacattctgtttagaatgatttgtaccaagttttcacaaatgtttttggaatgttattaaaacgtttttataccctttatataacccgacatttaaatgttttctgtaaaacatttgtatttgctgtgcagtaaattaccaacaaatgttatttaatgttatgaaaacgttttataccattaatgtaccctttatataacccgacatttaaaccttttctgacaaccttttataaccttttgcgaatgacgtcaaaaacgttttgtgtttgctgggcccagcaaacacaaaaacgtttttaaaacgttttaaataagttatattttggcttttggtttaggtaaaaacgttttaataacattaaaatgtcgggttatataaaggtcataataacgttttaaaacgttttgtatgaaaacacactacaacaatatttttaaatgttttcaaaaaatgttattgtaaactatttttgcaaacatttttgccaaatattgtgtcaatacttaaataacactattttaaaatatttgaaaccagcaaacgcagaaatgttcttaaaatgttgttttcaaaaccttttaataacatttaaatgtcgggttatgtaaatgtcatgaaaacgtttttaaaacgttattgaaaatattttgggcaaacatgtttcgcaaaatattttttcaaccccaaaataacattctgtttagaatgttttgtatcaaattatcaagaatgtttttggaatgttattaaaacgtttttataccctttatataacccgacatttaaacgttttctgtaaaacatttttgtttcctgagcagtagattatcaaaaaatgttttttaa
Proteins encoded in this region:
- the LOC140150264 gene encoding uncharacterized protein, with translation MNPIDTDWMFLKYDALGQCLEFHYLTKYATIPSDSLSITRHINDVICQRPFRRLKWAGHILRMPQHRLPRQAYINAFSKKRPPGRSPPRWSNKIQRDLGKTPQEAKTQAADRTEWRRPTRQRAKGHNVLCN